The DNA window AGGTACGTCACCGCCAACTCGTGGAGGGCCGGATTCGGCATCGCGTGCGGCCGAGCGTCCTGCACGATGGCGAGCGCGTCGTGAAATTCTCTGTCTTCCTCGGCGGCGAGCGTGGCCGCGATGAGCGTACTACTCCGCGAAACCCCCGCCGTGCAATGGACGAGGAGGGACCCGTCCCTGCGAAAGAGCCGCCGTGCGGTGTCCACGGCCGCTTCGAACGCGCGCCACTCGTTTCCCGCGCCGTCGATGAGGGGATGGTGGTGCGTGGTGAGCGGCTGTTTCTCCGTCGACGCCGAGAGGACGTACTCGAACGTCCGGTCGTAGCGGTCGTGGCAGTCGGGACGTGCCGCCGATTCGTTCCCGATGAACAGGTCCCGCGCGCCGATACGCCGAACCACTGGCTCGTCGGCCACGTATCCCAGCGGTCGGACGAAAACGTCCGGCCGACCGTCCGCATCGAATTCATCCGGCATTTTCACAGGGTCGTCGAATACGATAGTTCAACCTTTCGATTTTTCGACTGCTATGGTTGAAAATCGAAATGGGTAGCGACGAATTGTCAGTAAATTTCGTTTTGAATCGACTCGAACCGGGAAAAGAACAATATCCCTCCGGTTCGTCTACGTGGTATGAGTACCAACGACAGAACTCGTGTGAAGGACATGATGTCCACCCCGTTGAAAACCATCCCGTCGGACGCGACGGTTTCCGAAGCCGCGACGGTGATGCGTGACAACGAAATCAGCGCCCTCGTGGTGACCACTTCGCCGAGGGCGATAATCAGCAGTTCCGACGTGTTGGACGTCGCAGCCGACGGGTTGGACCCGACGGAGGTGCGGGTCGCCGACGTGATGACGGAGGACGTCGAAACCGTCACCCCCGACCTCTACATGGAGGAGGTCGCCGCGATGATGACCACCTTCGGCATCAAACACCTCCCCGTCGTGGACGAAGAGTACGTGGGAATGGTCTCGTCGACGGACGTTGCCGCCCTCCTCTCCTGATGGCGACGGTCTGTCCGGCCCGTGAGTCGGACGGTGTCGCACGAACGGTGGCGACGGGTCGGTCGCTGCTGCAAGACGAAATCGCTTTACTTCGCCGCTCCCACCGGAAACTGTGACCCGCGTCCTGCTCGTCGGTTCGGATGAAGTCGAGTTGCGCGCCGAACTGTTCTCCCGTGAGACGGCGCGCGACGCGCTCGCCACCTACCAACTCCGCGAACCGTACGGTAACTGCCTCGAACTCGAAACCATCAGCGTCGGCTCCGCGACGTCGCTCTTGAACGACTTGAACTGGTATCTGGTTCGGTTCGTGGACGAAGCGCTCGTCCTCGACCCGAGCGTGAGCGACGAGGAGTGGCTCTCCCGAAAGCTCGCGGCACGGGTGCGCGACCGCGAGGTGGAAGCCGCCGAGACGGACCCGCTGCTCAAGGTGTACGGCGTGGTGGACGGGGAGTTCGGCGCGGAACTCGTGGAACCGATGTACGTCGCCCGGACCGTCGATGGCGTCCCGGAGTACGACCTGCGCGACGTAGACGACACGCTGGTCGTCCGCGTGACGGAAGACGAGTTCCGAGCGTAGACGGAAACGGAGAAGGGTTCTGGCGGGGAGAAACGACACGAACTCGGACGAAATCGCTCCCGACGGTTCCGGCACAATCCTTTTCCACGTTCTCGGCGAGAGGGCTGTATGGTGGGGCCAATCAGCGAGGAGCAGGTAGCGGCGTGGCTCGACGGGACGGTCGTGGACGACCTTCGACACGTGAGCGACGAGGGAACCGAGTTCACGATTCGGCTTCGACTCGCACACCAGCCGATACGCATCGTGAAAGAGGAGACGCTGGGTCCGATTCGACTGGTCAGTGACACAGCGTTCGACACCGAGGGGACGCAAACGCTCCTCGAAAGCGAGGAGCACCGGACCGAACTACTGACGCGAATCGGACCGGCGTTGGCGGCGACGCCGGGCTTTTACACCCTCCTCGACGCGGAGGGGGCGTCGTGTGAATTCGCGGATGCGCGGTCGATTCGACTCGAACATCGAATCTATCCCGACGGCGCAAATCGACAGGCCGTGATGGAGGGTCTGATGGCTCTCGCGTCCGCCGCGCAATACCTGCAGAATACCGTCGCCGTGCTCCTCGACGCGGGGCGAGATGGGTAGGGTGCTTCGGAAGACCGGGAGATCGCTACGTCAGCGGAGCAGGCGATACGGATGGGCCATGGCTAACCCACGCCGGAAACAGCGCATCGGGGTACAAAACGTCGGCTCATCGTTCCCAGTTTCTGAAAATCGTCCCGATGTCGAGTTATCCCTGTCGGCACCCCTTCAGTCGAACATTCCCGTCGAGAGGTAGCGCTCGCCGCTGTCGGGGAAGACGGTGACGACGAGCGGACAGTCGTCGTACTCTTCGCCGACTCCGCCATCGGATGCCACCTGTTCGTTCTCGTCGTGTTTCCCGCCGTCCTGCCACTCCTCCGGGACCTCCGGGCAGTTGAGTTCCGGCCGAGCGAGTCGTTCGGCGACCCGGTAGGCCGCGATGCTCGCCGCGCCGCTCGACTGGCCCACCAAGATGCCTTCTTCGCGGGTGAGACGCCGACATTCGTCCTCCGCGTCCTCCAACGCGACGCGTTCGACGGAATCGAGCAGGTCGGTGTCGAGCAGGTCGCTGACGAATCCCGGGCCCATCCCCTGATACTCGTCCTCGCCGGGTTCGCCGGTCGAGAGGACGGCGTTTCGCTCGGGTTCGACGGCGACGACTTCCATGTCCGGGTACTCCTCCAGCAGGCGCGAGGCGGTTCCGGTTATCGTCCCGCCGGTGCCGACGCCCGCGACGAAGGCGTCTATCTCGCGGCCATCGACCTGTTCGATGATTTCCTCGGCCGTCGTGCGGTAGTGAGCCTCGGCGTTGGCCGCGTTTTCGAACTGGCCGAGTTGCACCGCGTCGGCCGATTCGGTGAGCTCGTCCGCGCGCGCCTTGGCGGACTCCATGTTTCCGTCCACGAGTTCGAGGTCAGCGCCGTAGGCTTTGAGAAGCTGTCTGCGCTCGGGCGACTTCGACGCGGGCATGACGATGGTGAGGTCGTACCCGCGGGCGGCACAGACGACCGCCAAGCCGATGCCCGTGTTGCCGCTCGTCGGTTCCACGATTCGGTCGCCGGGCTGGAGCTTCCCCGCGCGCTCCGCGGCCTCGACCATCGCCAGTGCCGGGCGGTCCTTCGCCGACCCGCCGGGGTTGAACGATTCGACTTTCGCCGCGACGGTCGCGCCCTCGGGCGACCGGACGTGAACGAGTGGCGACCCCACGGCGTCGAGGATGGAGGATTTCATGGTTTGCGGTACGAATCCCACGCCTAAACCCCTACTGGACTCCGGCAGTCGGTGCCGGAAGCGGGAATTCTTATCCGCGTTCGCCACCAGTCCCGACTATGGAATCGACAGAACCGAATCCCGAGTGGGACGCGAGCGAACACAGCGAGACGATAGACGCCTTCGAATCGGGTCTCGGCGAACTCACCTATCGCGTTTGGGGTGCGGACTGGTGCGGCGACTGCCGGTCACGCTTGCCCGACTTCTTCGCCGCGCTGGACGCCGCGGGCGTCGAAGGGGAGCAAATTCACGTCTACGAGGTGGACGACGAGAAGGTCGGAGAACTGACCGAGGAGTACGACGTGACGCTCATCCCGACAATCGTGGTCGAGCGGGCGGGCGAGGAAATCGCCCGCTTCGAGGAACAGGAGGACCGACCGGCCGCCGAGTACGTCGCCCGCGAACTGCTCGAAAGCGACGCGTTGGCCTGAGTTCGACCACCTCTCTTATGAGCTCTCCACGCGATGTGAACGCTACTCCGGCGCGAGGTCGTCGGCCCACTCCAGTCCGGCGTCGATGTCGGTCACGGGCGGCGAGCAGGTAAAGGAGCGACAGACGTAGAGCGTGGGTTCGCCCGCAGACTCGCGGTCGGCCCAAATCGGTGGCACGTTCTCCACCCCGAGTTTTTCACACCACGCCGCCACGCCGTCCTCGGTCGGCGGCCGCCGGGTCAACACCCGCATCGGGAGGTACGTCTCCGCGAGTTGGTCGTGCCACGCTTCGGGGAGTTCGTCGCCCGCGACGGTCAGTTCGAGCGAGCCGGTCGCGTTGCGGTCGGCGGCGAGCACCAGCGTCGCGTACTGGAACGGGTTCGACTCGACGGTCCGGGCGTGGGTTTCGAGCACCGCCTCCGGAATCTCGGCGAACGCCTCGTCCGGTGCGAACTCCGAGAGAACGGCCAGCACGTCGGTTGCGACCCCGAGGCTTGACGGCGTGGACTGGTCCGCGAGCTCCTGCGGGCGTGCGACCAGTCGCTCGCCGCTTTCCGGGGTGAAATACAGCGTCTCGCGCTCCGCGTCCCAGAACTCGCGTTCGATGGCGCGCGCGAGGTCGAGGGCGAATTCGAGGTGGTCCGGGTTCCCCGTCGATTCGTAGAGCGCGAACGCGCCGCGGGCGAGGAAGGCGTAATCTTCGAGGTAGCCGTCGATTGCGACGTCCTCATCCTTGAACCGCCGCGAGAGTTTCGCGTCCGCCTCGTCCCAGAGCTTCTCGCGGACGAAATCGAGCGCGTCCGCCGCGAGGTCGGTGTAGTGCTCGTCGAGCACGAAGCCGCCCTCCGCGAGCGCGGCAATCAGTAGCCCGTTCCACCCGGCCAGTATCTTCTCGTCGCGGGGGGGTCGTTCGCGCTCCTCGCGCGCTTCGAACATCGAGTGGCGGGCGTCAGCGAGCACGTCTCGAACCTCGTCCTCGGACACGTCGTACTTCTCCGCGAGGTCCGGAACGTCCGTGGTCAGGGTCAACACGGTTTTTCCCTCGAAGTTGCCCGATTGCGTGACGCCGTAGCGTTCACAGACGATATCCGCCCTCGTTTCGGTGTCGATGTCATCGTCGCGTTCGTCTTCCACCGCTTCGTACACGTCGCTCGGCGTCCAGACGTAGAACGGTCCTTCCTCGTAGTTGCCCGCCTCGTCCTCGCTCCGGGCGTCGAGCGTGCTGTAAAAGCCGCCCTCCGGGTGGCGCATCTCGCGTTCGAGGGACGCGAACGTCTCGCGGACGAGTTCGGCGTATCGCTCGTCACCCGTGAGTTGGTACCCCGCGAGGTACGCGCGCGGCAGTTCCGCGTTGTCGTACAGCATCTTCTCGAAGTGCGGCACCGTCCACTTCCGGTCGGTCGCGTAGCGGTGGAATCCCCCGCCGATGTGGTCGTACATGCCGCCGTCGGCCATCGCGTCGAGCGCCTCGACCGCCACATCGCGGTACTGGGTCGCGCCGGTCCTGTCGTACGCTCGGAGGAGCAGGTGGAGTCGCGCCGGTTGTGGGAACTTCGGTCCGCCGCGCCCGAAGCCGCCGTACTCGCGGTCGGCGGTGCGGACGGTCTGTTCGGCCGCGCTTCCGAGCAGTTCCGGGCCGGGGGCGTCGTCCGCCTCGGGCGTGGATTCCAGTTCGCCCTCGATGGCGTCCGTCCACTGTTCGCCCCGGTTTTTCATCTCCTCCGGGTTCTCCTGCCACGTGTTTTTGACGTTTTCGAGGAGGTCGATGAACCCCGGCCGCCCCTGCTGGGAGCGCTTCGGGAAGTACGTCCCGACGTAGAACGGTTTCCCGTCCGGCGTCAGCCACGCCGACAGCGGCCATCCGCCGCCGCCGGTGACCTGCTGGCAGATGCTCATGTAGATGGCGTCGATGTCCGGGCGTTCCTCCCGGTCCACCTTTATCGGGACGAAGTGCTCGTTCAGTAGCTCCGCGACGTCCTCGTCCTCGAAACTCTCTTCCTCCATCACGTGACACCAGTGGCAGGCCGAGTAGCCGATGGAGAGGAAGATGGGCACGTTCCGCTCCTTCGCGGCTTCGAGCGCGGCGTCGTCCCACGGTTGCCAATGCACCGGATTGTCGGCGTGCTGGCGGAGATACGGACTCTCCTCCTCGTCGAGTCGATTTCGCTCGGTGGGCGCGGTCATACCTGTCTAGCAGTGGTTTGGGAGAGGTAAAGATGGGGATTCATTCGATACGAGCCGGTTTTCCGATGGGATAGTAAAAAATGGTACATTTTGGGATTTTTCAGTAGTTTTCAGTATCTTCAATGAGGATACAGTGCTCTCCGTGAGAGAACAGTACTCATCGGTACGATTCAGTGTATCCACTGATGTCGATTTTCGATGAAACCGTTTCTCTGTCAGGAGTACCGACGGTCGTCGTCGATTCACCGCCGCGGTGCTGTGGCTTCACGCTTCGCTCACCGAATCGACGGCGTATCGGCGTCTCGGAGTGGTCACTTTTTTAGGAAATCCAACAACTCATGTGCGTCGCTGGCGTACTGTGATGACATGTCCGAAACAGGCATCGACGAGGAGTTCGCGGAAGAGATAGCAACGACCTGTCGGACGGGAATCGGGGACACCCTTCGGAGCGTCATCCACTTCACGCCGGACGGATTCGACCTGCTGTACCTCCGAAGCGACTTGCACGGGGGGGACCGCGACGTTGCGAAGGAACGAAAGAGCGTCTTCGTGGAGAACGAACGACTCGGCTTCGACACTCACGAGACGTACAGACGGCTCGCGGACGAGGGGTTCGAACCGGCAATCGGTGAGTACGAACTCACCATCCGCGCGTTCTCGGACGGCTTCGTTAGTCGCGTCATCGTGGGCGACCACGGCGTGCTACTGACGAGCGACAGCCTGCACATCGCGGACTTCGAGGACGTCGCGGTGTCGCTCCGCACGATGCTGACCCACCGATTCGGCTCGGAATAACCACGAATATGTATACTTTGCCGCTGTCAAACGACAACGTTTACACCGCTGTGCGCACATCGTGCCCACATGAGTGAGACCGTACTGCTGGTGGGTGGCGGCGGCCGCGAACACGCCATCGCCCGAGCGTTGGCCGACAGCGACACCGACCTCTACGCCTGTGCAGGCAACCGGAATCCCGGAATCGCCCGTCTCGCGGACGGCTTCGAGACGCTGGAGACGACGAACACGACGGCCGTCGTCGCCTACGCCGAGGAGGTCGGCGCGACGCTCGCCGTCGTCGGTCCCGAGGGACCGCTCGCCGCGGGTGTCGCGGACGCGTTGGACGAGGCCGGAATCTACGCGTTCGGTCCCCACGCCGACGAGGCGCGCATCGAGACGGACAAGGCGTTCCAGCGTCGGTTTATGCAGGAACACGACATTCCTGGCTGCCCCGACTTCGAGACGTTCGACGACATGGAGGCGGCCTGCGAATTCATCGACGCGTACGACGGCGACCTCGCGGTCAAACCCGCCGGGCTGACGGGCGGCAAGGGCGTCAAAGTCATCGGCGACCAAGTGACAGACGAGGAGGCGAAGGCGTACCTCCGCGACAGCGACTACGACCGCGTGGTGCTCGAAGAGCGACTCGTCGGCGAGGAGTTCACCGTGCAGGCGCTCGTGGCGAACGGTCAGTTGCGCGTCACGCCCGCGATTCAGGATCACAAGCGCGCCTACGAGGGCGACGAGGGTCCCAACACGGGCGGTATGGGGAGCTACAGCGACGCGGGGCTCGAACTCCCGTTCATGACGGAAGAGGACTACCACGAGGCCGTCGAAGTGCTGAAGGAGACCGTCGCAGCGTTGGACGACTACCGCGGTGTCCTCTACGGGCAGTTCATGCTCACGGCCGATGGCGTGAACGTCATCGAGTTCAACGCCCGGTTCGGCGACCCCGAGGCGATGAACACCCTGCCGGTTCTGACGACGGACTTCCTCGACGTGCTCGTCGCGGCACGCGAGGGCGACGACTTGCCGAAACTCTCCTTCGCGCCGGAGGCGACCGTCTGTAAGTACGCGGTGCCTGACGGGTATCCGACCGACCCTGAAGCGGGGGCGAAGGTGAAGATAACTGAGGAGAACGCGGGCGAGGCCATCCTGTTTTACGCCAG is part of the Haladaptatus paucihalophilus DX253 genome and encodes:
- a CDS encoding DUF5804 family protein; the protein is MTRVLLVGSDEVELRAELFSRETARDALATYQLREPYGNCLELETISVGSATSLLNDLNWYLVRFVDEALVLDPSVSDEEWLSRKLAARVRDREVEAAETDPLLKVYGVVDGEFGAELVEPMYVARTVDGVPEYDLRDVDDTLVVRVTEDEFRA
- a CDS encoding thioredoxin domain-containing protein, producing the protein MTAPTERNRLDEEESPYLRQHADNPVHWQPWDDAALEAAKERNVPIFLSIGYSACHWCHVMEEESFEDEDVAELLNEHFVPIKVDREERPDIDAIYMSICQQVTGGGGWPLSAWLTPDGKPFYVGTYFPKRSQQGRPGFIDLLENVKNTWQENPEEMKNRGEQWTDAIEGELESTPEADDAPGPELLGSAAEQTVRTADREYGGFGRGGPKFPQPARLHLLLRAYDRTGATQYRDVAVEALDAMADGGMYDHIGGGFHRYATDRKWTVPHFEKMLYDNAELPRAYLAGYQLTGDERYAELVRETFASLEREMRHPEGGFYSTLDARSEDEAGNYEEGPFYVWTPSDVYEAVEDERDDDIDTETRADIVCERYGVTQSGNFEGKTVLTLTTDVPDLAEKYDVSEDEVRDVLADARHSMFEAREERERPPRDEKILAGWNGLLIAALAEGGFVLDEHYTDLAADALDFVREKLWDEADAKLSRRFKDEDVAIDGYLEDYAFLARGAFALYESTGNPDHLEFALDLARAIEREFWDAERETLYFTPESGERLVARPQELADQSTPSSLGVATDVLAVLSEFAPDEAFAEIPEAVLETHARTVESNPFQYATLVLAADRNATGSLELTVAGDELPEAWHDQLAETYLPMRVLTRRPPTEDGVAAWCEKLGVENVPPIWADRESAGEPTLYVCRSFTCSPPVTDIDAGLEWADDLAPE
- a CDS encoding dual specificity protein phosphatase family protein, whose product is MPDEFDADGRPDVFVRPLGYVADEPVVRRIGARDLFIGNESAARPDCHDRYDRTFEYVLSASTEKQPLTTHHHPLIDGAGNEWRAFEAAVDTARRLFRRDGSLLVHCTAGVSRSSTLIAATLAAEEDREFHDALAIVQDARPHAMPNPALHELAVTYLAAKT
- a CDS encoding CBS domain-containing protein; the protein is MSTNDRTRVKDMMSTPLKTIPSDATVSEAATVMRDNEISALVVTTSPRAIISSSDVLDVAADGLDPTEVRVADVMTEDVETVTPDLYMEEVAAMMTTFGIKHLPVVDEEYVGMVSSTDVAALLS
- a CDS encoding thioredoxin family protein — its product is MESTEPNPEWDASEHSETIDAFESGLGELTYRVWGADWCGDCRSRLPDFFAALDAAGVEGEQIHVYEVDDEKVGELTEEYDVTLIPTIVVERAGEEIARFEEQEDRPAAEYVARELLESDALA
- a CDS encoding PLP-dependent cysteine synthase family protein — encoded protein: MKSSILDAVGSPLVHVRSPEGATVAAKVESFNPGGSAKDRPALAMVEAAERAGKLQPGDRIVEPTSGNTGIGLAVVCAARGYDLTIVMPASKSPERRQLLKAYGADLELVDGNMESAKARADELTESADAVQLGQFENAANAEAHYRTTAEEIIEQVDGREIDAFVAGVGTGGTITGTASRLLEEYPDMEVVAVEPERNAVLSTGEPGEDEYQGMGPGFVSDLLDTDLLDSVERVALEDAEDECRRLTREEGILVGQSSGAASIAAYRVAERLARPELNCPEVPEEWQDGGKHDENEQVASDGGVGEEYDDCPLVVTVFPDSGERYLSTGMFD
- the purD gene encoding phosphoribosylamine--glycine ligase, yielding MSETVLLVGGGGREHAIARALADSDTDLYACAGNRNPGIARLADGFETLETTNTTAVVAYAEEVGATLAVVGPEGPLAAGVADALDEAGIYAFGPHADEARIETDKAFQRRFMQEHDIPGCPDFETFDDMEAACEFIDAYDGDLAVKPAGLTGGKGVKVIGDQVTDEEAKAYLRDSDYDRVVLEERLVGEEFTVQALVANGQLRVTPAIQDHKRAYEGDEGPNTGGMGSYSDAGLELPFMTEEDYHEAVEVLKETVAALDDYRGVLYGQFMLTADGVNVIEFNARFGDPEAMNTLPVLTTDFLDVLVAAREGDDLPKLSFAPEATVCKYAVPDGYPTDPEAGAKVKITEENAGEAILFYASVDERDDGIYTTTSRSFAVVGRGESIADAETIAEDALSVAGEEGLHMRHDIGTEELVQRRIDHVQALRN
- a CDS encoding DUF7522 family protein — its product is MSETGIDEEFAEEIATTCRTGIGDTLRSVIHFTPDGFDLLYLRSDLHGGDRDVAKERKSVFVENERLGFDTHETYRRLADEGFEPAIGEYELTIRAFSDGFVSRVIVGDHGVLLTSDSLHIADFEDVAVSLRTMLTHRFGSE